The Thermanaerovibrio acidaminovorans DSM 6589 genome contains a region encoding:
- a CDS encoding ABC transporter ATP-binding protein, whose amino-acid sequence MDAILNVEGLVKHFPIRKGLFQSVVGHVKAVDGVSLRIPKGKTMGLVGESGSGKTTTGRTLLHLIEPTAGKVTFDGQDVSAKLKEDPRWVRRSMQIIFQDPYGSLNPRRTVMDIVGEAPLYHRIVDRSSLADYVGQVLEMSGLKPSDAMRYPHEFSGGQRQRIGIARALAVRPRFLVCDEPVSALDVSIRSQILNLLKDLRDQLGLTYLFISHDMSVVRHISDHVAVMYLGKLVESAPKGAFFKEPLHPYSKALLSAIPLPDPDAKSERIILEGDVPSPVNPPSGCRFHPRCAYAMDRCRTDEPPLADVGGREVACWLHCR is encoded by the coding sequence ATGGATGCCATTCTTAACGTGGAGGGGCTGGTGAAGCACTTCCCCATCCGCAAGGGGCTGTTCCAGTCGGTGGTGGGTCACGTGAAGGCGGTGGACGGGGTGAGCCTTAGGATCCCCAAGGGCAAGACCATGGGCCTGGTGGGGGAGAGCGGCTCCGGCAAGACCACCACCGGCAGGACCCTGCTTCACCTGATAGAGCCCACCGCGGGCAAGGTAACGTTCGACGGCCAGGACGTGTCCGCCAAGCTCAAGGAGGACCCCCGTTGGGTCCGGCGGTCCATGCAGATAATCTTCCAGGACCCATACGGGAGCCTCAACCCCCGCAGGACCGTTATGGACATAGTGGGGGAGGCGCCGCTGTACCACCGCATAGTGGACCGGTCCAGCCTTGCGGACTACGTGGGCCAGGTGCTGGAGATGAGCGGACTGAAGCCCAGCGACGCCATGCGGTATCCCCACGAGTTCTCCGGCGGCCAGCGGCAGAGGATAGGCATAGCCCGGGCCCTGGCGGTGAGGCCCCGGTTCCTGGTGTGCGACGAGCCGGTCTCCGCCCTGGACGTGTCCATCCGCAGCCAGATACTGAACCTGCTCAAGGACCTGAGGGACCAGCTGGGGCTAACGTACCTGTTCATATCCCACGACATGTCGGTGGTCCGTCACATATCGGACCACGTGGCGGTCATGTACCTGGGCAAGCTGGTGGAGTCCGCCCCCAAGGGGGCCTTCTTCAAGGAGCCCCTGCACCCCTACTCCAAGGCGCTCCTCTCCGCCATCCCCCTTCCGGACCCGGATGCCAAGTCGGAGAGGATAATCCTGGAGGGGGACGTTCCCTCACCGGTCAACCCACCGTCGGGCTGCCGGTTCCATCCCCGGTGCGCCTACGCCATGGACCGGTGCAGGACCGACGAGCCCCCGTTGGCGGATGTGGGGGGGCGGGAGGTGGCCTGTTGGCTCCACTGCCGTTAG
- a CDS encoding glycosyltransferase family 4 protein produces the protein MILPELVEGGVERHVLDLSNHLCTMGHRVWVVSAGGSLEDRLSPDVEVLHLPVHLKNPATALYSAVRIARIASNNRLDVIHTHSRVPNWIGWWASRMSRVPLVITAHSCYRRNVALLPINRADGVICVSESVREHLGELLPVRSAVIFNGMEEPSVTWVGDPGGIPSFLFVGRITQSKGLGVLLEALGGVDGDWRLDVVGDGPQRHQMEALSCRLGLSNRVTFHGFRDDVDHWMSRCSCFVFPSLEEGMGRTLMRAVQIGTPVMASNLPAVRELALDPSELVPAGDPWAWRFALAGFLRGERPSARFDPGRIPSVQTMALRVLDVYRGVLA, from the coding sequence ATGATCCTTCCGGAGTTGGTAGAAGGGGGGGTTGAACGTCATGTGCTGGATCTATCCAATCATCTCTGCACCATGGGACATCGGGTGTGGGTGGTTTCCGCCGGGGGTTCCCTGGAGGACCGGTTGTCACCGGACGTGGAGGTGCTCCACCTGCCGGTCCATCTAAAAAACCCGGCAACCGCCCTCTACTCCGCGGTTAGGATAGCCCGTATTGCAAGCAACAACAGGCTGGACGTGATCCACACCCACTCTAGGGTCCCCAATTGGATAGGGTGGTGGGCTTCTAGGATGTCCCGGGTACCCTTGGTGATAACCGCGCACAGTTGCTACCGCAGGAACGTGGCCCTCCTTCCCATTAATAGAGCCGATGGGGTTATATGTGTGAGCGAATCGGTGCGCGAGCACCTAGGAGAACTGCTGCCTGTGAGGTCTGCGGTGATTTTCAATGGCATGGAAGAGCCGTCGGTTACTTGGGTCGGTGACCCAGGGGGTATTCCGTCTTTCCTTTTCGTGGGGCGGATAACCCAAAGCAAGGGGTTGGGGGTTCTCCTCGAAGCCCTTGGGGGTGTTGATGGGGATTGGCGGCTTGATGTGGTGGGCGATGGCCCCCAAAGGCACCAGATGGAGGCTCTATCTTGCCGGTTGGGCCTCTCAAACCGTGTAACCTTCCACGGCTTCAGGGATGACGTGGACCATTGGATGAGCCGTTGTTCCTGCTTCGTCTTCCCCTCCCTGGAGGAGGGGATGGGTAGGACCCTGATGAGGGCAGTTCAGATTGGAACCCCTGTCATGGCATCAAACCTGCCGGCGGTGAGGGAGCTCGCCTTGGATCCCTCGGAGCTTGTTCCAGCCGGGGACCCATGGGCCTGGAGGTTCGCCCTGGCCGGATTCCTCCGGGGGGAACGCCCGTCGGCCCGTTTTGACCCGGGGAGGATACCGTCGGTTCAAACCATGGCCCTAAGGGTCTTGGATGTCTACAGGGGCGTCTTGGCTTGA
- a CDS encoding sugar phosphate nucleotidyltransferase, which produces MKVVILAGGGGTRLFPLSRSWLPKQFLEFDGKRSLLGLTLERAMGIVRPSDLVVVTNPKHRDRVMLELESVGALGAHLVLEPVGRNTASAVALGASYLLNLGVPRGEVILVAPSDHIMGPAGEFVGAVDKACELALRGRWVVFGVRPAGPETGYGYIEVGGPVGPGFLVRSFREKPDVESARAYAEDPRYYWNSGMYCLTLGCLMDQLERHMEDLYRLVSRGYDEFISAFADSPSVSIDRGLAEKSSDGAMVPFNGDWSDIGSWDAIYKWLQKDGDGNVISGDCVALNCEGSLIMGQGRLIAALGLRDMLVVDGGDAILVAPRNESQRVGLLAEKLASLGGRELPELLAGCVNGVSCRSLIRGVGYDVTEVQVKPGGAIDPHHHAKSSESWGVIEGKARVTIGNREMTVLAGDGVWVPVGESCRIENVGDGPLRLVVVRIGHKVFGG; this is translated from the coding sequence ATGAAGGTTGTCATACTTGCCGGTGGAGGTGGCACCAGGCTTTTCCCCCTTTCACGGTCCTGGCTGCCCAAACAGTTTCTTGAGTTCGATGGGAAGCGTTCCCTCTTGGGCTTGACCTTGGAGAGGGCCATGGGGATAGTCAGACCTTCTGATCTCGTGGTGGTGACAAACCCTAAGCACCGGGATCGGGTCATGTTGGAGCTGGAATCGGTGGGAGCATTGGGGGCTCACCTGGTGTTGGAACCCGTGGGCCGCAACACCGCATCCGCGGTGGCCCTCGGGGCGTCATATCTGCTGAACCTTGGTGTCCCGCGGGGGGAGGTTATTTTGGTGGCCCCGTCGGACCACATCATGGGTCCAGCTGGGGAATTCGTTGGGGCGGTGGATAAGGCCTGTGAGCTGGCCTTGAGGGGCCGTTGGGTGGTTTTTGGGGTTAGACCCGCAGGTCCCGAGACCGGTTACGGCTATATAGAGGTTGGAGGTCCCGTTGGTCCCGGGTTCTTGGTTAGGTCCTTTCGAGAGAAGCCGGACGTTGAGTCCGCCAGGGCCTATGCGGAGGACCCGCGATACTACTGGAACTCCGGCATGTACTGTCTCACCCTAGGGTGTCTCATGGATCAATTGGAGCGGCATATGGAGGATCTGTACCGATTGGTATCCCGTGGCTACGATGAATTTATCTCCGCCTTTGCCGACTCCCCGAGCGTGTCCATAGACCGGGGCCTGGCTGAGAAGTCCAGCGATGGGGCAATGGTGCCATTTAATGGAGATTGGAGCGACATAGGTTCCTGGGACGCCATATACAAATGGCTTCAGAAGGACGGAGATGGCAACGTGATATCCGGCGACTGCGTTGCCTTGAACTGTGAGGGGTCTCTCATAATGGGCCAGGGGCGGCTCATCGCTGCTCTGGGTCTGCGGGACATGCTGGTGGTGGACGGTGGAGACGCCATTTTAGTGGCTCCCAGGAATGAGTCCCAGCGGGTTGGTCTGTTGGCGGAGAAGCTTGCGAGTTTAGGGGGCCGAGAGTTGCCCGAACTCCTGGCCGGATGCGTTAATGGGGTATCCTGCAGGTCCCTGATCCGAGGGGTGGGTTACGATGTGACGGAGGTCCAGGTGAAACCTGGCGGCGCCATCGATCCACATCATCACGCTAAGTCCAGCGAAAGTTGGGGGGTCATCGAGGGCAAAGCCCGGGTCACTATTGGTAACCGGGAGATGACGGTTTTGGCTGGAGATGGGGTGTGGGTACCCGTTGGAGAAAGTTGCCGGATCGAAAACGTTGGCGATGGACCCCTTCGGTTGGTGGTGGTTCGGATCGGACATAAGGTCTTTGGTGGGTAA
- the gmd gene encoding GDP-mannose 4,6-dehydratase encodes MKRALITGITGQDGAYLAEFLLSKGYEVHGLKRRSSLFNTGRIDHLYQDPHVEGRRLFLHYGDLTDSSSVIRILQEVRPHEIYNLGAQSHVKVSFETPEYTANGDGLGVLRVLEAIRILKMEDSCRFYQASTSELYGRASEVPQRETTPFYPRSPYGAAKLYGYWITVNYREAYGIFGCNGILFNHESPLRGETFVTRKITRGAARISLGLDDRLYLGNLDARRDWGHARDYVRAMWMMLQHHEPGDYVIATGRCHTVREFAELAFSKVGISLKWIGSGVEEKGIDADTGRVLVEVDPRYFRPTEVDVLLGDYTKARETLGWEPTVTPEELVDEMVSYDLMLAERERLCSRSGYPVHPPMEGAL; translated from the coding sequence TTGAAAAGGGCCCTCATAACAGGGATAACGGGACAGGATGGGGCGTACCTGGCGGAGTTTCTTCTGTCCAAGGGATACGAGGTCCATGGTCTCAAGAGGAGGTCGTCCCTCTTTAACACCGGCCGGATAGACCACCTATACCAGGACCCTCACGTGGAGGGCCGAAGGTTGTTTCTTCACTATGGAGATCTGACCGACTCATCAAGCGTGATCCGGATCCTCCAGGAGGTTAGGCCCCACGAGATATACAACCTGGGGGCCCAGAGTCATGTCAAGGTGTCCTTTGAGACTCCGGAGTACACCGCAAACGGAGATGGTCTGGGGGTTTTGAGGGTACTGGAGGCCATAAGGATCCTAAAGATGGAGGACAGTTGCAGGTTCTATCAGGCCTCCACCAGCGAGCTGTACGGAAGGGCCTCTGAGGTGCCCCAGCGAGAGACCACCCCTTTCTACCCCCGTAGCCCCTACGGAGCGGCAAAGTTGTACGGTTACTGGATCACGGTAAACTATCGGGAGGCCTACGGGATCTTCGGTTGCAACGGTATCCTGTTCAACCACGAGTCGCCCCTTAGGGGAGAGACCTTTGTGACCAGGAAGATAACCCGCGGGGCCGCTAGGATATCCCTTGGACTTGATGATAGGCTATACCTGGGAAACCTGGACGCCCGGAGGGACTGGGGACATGCCAGGGACTATGTTAGGGCCATGTGGATGATGCTTCAACACCACGAGCCGGGGGACTACGTGATAGCCACCGGACGCTGTCACACCGTGAGGGAGTTTGCCGAGTTGGCGTTCTCTAAGGTTGGCATATCGTTAAAGTGGATTGGCAGCGGGGTGGAGGAGAAGGGGATCGACGCCGATACCGGCCGGGTGTTGGTGGAAGTGGATCCAAGATACTTCCGCCCCACCGAGGTGGACGTGCTCCTGGGTGATTACACCAAGGCCCGTGAGACGCTGGGCTGGGAACCCACCGTGACCCCGGAGGAGCTGGTGGATGAGATGGTGTCTTACGATCTAATGTTAGCCGAGCGGGAGAGGCTTTGCTCCAGGTCCGGTTATCCCGTGCATCCCCCCATGGAGGGGGCGTTGTGA
- a CDS encoding GDP-L-fucose synthase family protein: MAFDVPGPIFVAGHRGLVGSAVIRRLSSLGREDVITADRSELDLTDQAAVRSFMRRVRPGCVFLCAAKVGGIMANAKYPADFIGENLAIEVNVIREAFGAGVGLLLFLGSSCIYPKLCPQPIREDYLLSGPLEATNEAYAVAKIAGLKMCEAYSRQYGVSYISVMPSNLYGPGDNFHLETSHVLPAMIRKFHEAKARGAEQVVLWGTGSPRREFLHVDDLACASVFLLENYRGYEPINVGTGTDVTIAELADMVRNVVGFRGRVVWDSSKPDGTPRKLLDVSKIRSMGWSPSIGLEEGIRSTYRWFLDNWRDARGYAG, translated from the coding sequence ATGGCCTTCGACGTTCCGGGCCCAATTTTCGTTGCGGGGCATAGGGGTCTTGTGGGATCTGCGGTTATTAGGCGCCTATCGTCTCTGGGCAGAGAGGATGTTATAACCGCTGATAGGTCTGAGCTGGATCTTACGGATCAGGCGGCGGTAAGATCCTTCATGCGGCGAGTTCGTCCCGGTTGCGTGTTCCTATGTGCAGCCAAGGTGGGTGGGATAATGGCCAACGCCAAATATCCCGCGGATTTCATAGGTGAGAATCTGGCCATAGAGGTGAACGTTATCCGGGAGGCCTTTGGAGCTGGGGTTGGGTTGCTTCTGTTCCTCGGGAGTTCCTGCATATACCCCAAGCTATGTCCGCAGCCGATCCGGGAGGATTACCTTCTGAGCGGGCCACTGGAAGCCACGAACGAGGCCTATGCGGTGGCCAAGATAGCGGGGCTTAAGATGTGCGAGGCCTACAGCCGCCAGTATGGCGTGTCCTATATATCCGTCATGCCGTCAAACCTGTATGGTCCTGGTGATAACTTCCATCTGGAGACGTCCCACGTTTTGCCCGCCATGATCCGCAAGTTTCACGAGGCCAAGGCAAGGGGAGCGGAACAGGTGGTCCTCTGGGGAACCGGGAGCCCCCGCAGGGAGTTCCTACATGTGGATGACCTTGCATGTGCGAGCGTGTTCCTTCTGGAGAACTATCGAGGCTATGAGCCGATCAACGTTGGGACCGGTACCGATGTTACCATAGCGGAGTTGGCCGATATGGTAAGGAACGTGGTGGGTTTTCGAGGGCGGGTTGTCTGGGATTCCAGCAAGCCGGACGGAACACCGAGGAAGCTTCTGGACGTTTCCAAGATAAGATCCATGGGTTGGAGCCCCTCAATAGGGCTTGAGGAGGGAATTCGCTCCACCTATAGGTGGTTCCTGGATAACTGGCGGGATGCCAGGGGGTATGCCGGATGA
- a CDS encoding glycosyltransferase family 10 domain-containing protein, whose product MVTFEPPAIKSYDPRYTRQFARVLTCHAMDHGGLILGQQCLPWHYGRNVSGEGDDRFLESYDSLVADDPFSCKERLASVICSAKRSRDCHRRRNRFVELLGGAGIDGLDLFGRGRAREVSCKRDAIRPYRYHVVLENSSCPHYWSEKLADAYLGGAFPIYWGCPNLEEYFPEGSFARIDIDDPEGAVNAIREIIQSDAYSKAVPLLRLCRELILERYNFFPTMAKLIRSLDAGETRRVTLRPEELFSIRGRIRRIRLGIKRMMGAECDMR is encoded by the coding sequence TTGGTAACCTTTGAGCCTCCGGCTATAAAGTCCTACGACCCAAGGTACACCAGACAGTTTGCCCGAGTTCTCACGTGTCATGCCATGGACCATGGAGGGTTGATCCTGGGGCAACAGTGTCTTCCGTGGCACTACGGAAGGAACGTGTCCGGAGAGGGAGACGACAGGTTCCTGGAGAGCTACGACTCCCTTGTTGCGGACGATCCATTTTCGTGTAAGGAACGTTTGGCCTCCGTTATATGCTCCGCCAAGCGGAGCCGGGATTGTCACCGCCGTAGGAACCGGTTCGTGGAGCTCCTTGGGGGGGCTGGAATCGATGGGCTCGATCTCTTCGGCCGGGGCCGGGCCCGGGAGGTTTCCTGCAAAAGGGATGCCATTAGGCCCTACAGGTACCACGTGGTGCTGGAAAACTCGTCATGCCCGCACTATTGGTCCGAGAAGCTGGCGGATGCATACCTGGGGGGGGCTTTCCCAATCTACTGGGGCTGTCCCAACCTGGAGGAGTACTTCCCTGAGGGTTCCTTCGCCCGGATAGACATAGATGATCCGGAGGGGGCCGTGAATGCCATTCGGGAGATCATTCAAAGCGATGCCTACTCCAAGGCTGTTCCGTTGCTTCGGCTGTGCAGGGAGCTGATTCTCGAGAGGTACAACTTCTTCCCTACAATGGCTAAGCTGATTAGATCCCTTGATGCGGGGGAGACCAGGCGAGTGACGCTGAGGCCCGAGGAACTCTTCTCCATCAGGGGGCGTATACGGCGGATCAGGTTAGGGATAAAGCGAATGATGGGCGCCGAGTGCGATATGAGATGA
- a CDS encoding aconitate hydratase, whose translation MGLTLTEKILNPHVVEGRPERGERVGIRIDQTLTQDATGTMTYLQFEAIGVERVRTELSVSYVDHNMIQEDFKNPDDHRYLMDVAKKYGIVFSPPGNGICHQLHVERFAVPGRTLLGSDSHTPTSGGVGMLAIGAGGMDVALAMAGEPFYVNYPRIVKVHLTGRLGPFVSAKDVILEVLRRIGVKGGVGKVLEYCGPGVETLSVPERATMANMGAETGATSSIFPSDQVTRRWLAAQGREEAFVPLEADPDGVYDQEIEIDLSRVEPLVALPHQPDNVVPVREVAGMEIQQVMFGSCTNSSLRDLESVAHILGDGPAHPEVDAGVSPGSRQVLHHIAASGALERILSAGVRILEVSCGACIGMGFAPPTEGVSLRTINRNFLGRCGHKTGKVCLVSPETAAASAVEGRLTDPRDFAQRRGLKPFVFVQPERFHVDDRRFVFPPEDGSSIQIRRGPNIAPLPAMEPLGEMVCGLVLLKVGDDITTDHIMPAGAKVLPLRSNVPAISKHVFQVVDGTFPERALASGGGFVVGGANYGQGSSREHAALAPRYLGVKAVLVKSFARIHLANLVNFGILPLVFQDPADYDRIDQGDRLELATDEVRAGSVFRVTDVTKGIQVPCTTPVGEEDLNVIMAGGRLNYVKARR comes from the coding sequence GTGGGACTCACGCTAACCGAGAAGATCTTGAACCCTCACGTGGTTGAGGGAAGGCCTGAGAGGGGGGAGAGGGTAGGTATCAGGATTGACCAGACCCTCACCCAGGATGCCACCGGTACCATGACGTATCTCCAATTCGAGGCCATAGGAGTGGAGCGGGTGAGGACGGAGCTCTCGGTTAGCTACGTGGATCACAACATGATCCAGGAGGATTTCAAGAACCCGGATGACCATCGGTACCTGATGGACGTGGCCAAGAAATACGGGATAGTCTTCTCCCCCCCGGGCAACGGCATCTGTCACCAGCTTCACGTGGAGCGCTTCGCGGTTCCGGGCAGGACTCTCCTGGGCAGCGACTCTCACACCCCCACCTCCGGCGGGGTGGGGATGCTGGCCATCGGAGCGGGGGGCATGGACGTGGCCTTGGCAATGGCGGGGGAGCCCTTCTACGTCAACTACCCTAGGATAGTAAAGGTGCACCTGACCGGCCGTCTTGGCCCCTTCGTCTCCGCCAAGGACGTGATCCTGGAGGTGCTGCGCCGCATAGGGGTCAAGGGCGGGGTTGGCAAGGTGCTGGAGTACTGCGGTCCCGGTGTTGAGACCCTGTCGGTGCCAGAGCGGGCCACCATGGCCAACATGGGGGCCGAGACGGGGGCCACCTCCTCCATCTTCCCCAGTGACCAGGTTACCCGCCGTTGGCTGGCCGCTCAGGGCAGGGAGGAGGCCTTCGTGCCCTTGGAGGCGGACCCGGACGGGGTCTACGACCAGGAGATAGAGATAGACCTGTCCCGAGTGGAGCCCCTGGTGGCGCTGCCCCACCAGCCGGACAACGTGGTCCCCGTGAGGGAGGTGGCGGGGATGGAGATCCAGCAGGTCATGTTCGGCTCCTGCACCAACTCCTCCCTCCGGGACCTGGAGTCGGTGGCCCACATCCTGGGGGACGGGCCGGCGCACCCGGAGGTGGACGCGGGCGTATCCCCCGGGAGCCGCCAGGTGCTGCACCACATAGCCGCCTCCGGCGCCCTGGAGAGGATCCTCTCCGCCGGGGTCAGGATCCTGGAGGTGAGCTGTGGGGCCTGCATAGGCATGGGCTTCGCTCCCCCCACCGAGGGGGTCTCCCTGAGGACCATAAACCGCAACTTCCTGGGCCGCTGCGGCCATAAGACGGGTAAGGTTTGTCTGGTTAGTCCCGAAACTGCCGCCGCCTCCGCTGTGGAGGGGAGACTGACGGATCCAAGGGACTTCGCCCAGCGCCGGGGTCTTAAGCCCTTCGTCTTCGTCCAGCCCGAGAGGTTCCACGTGGACGACCGGCGGTTCGTGTTCCCCCCCGAGGACGGATCTTCGATCCAGATCCGCCGGGGGCCAAACATAGCGCCCTTGCCCGCCATGGAGCCCCTGGGGGAAATGGTCTGCGGCCTGGTGCTTCTGAAGGTTGGGGACGATATAACCACCGATCACATAATGCCCGCGGGGGCCAAGGTCCTGCCCCTGAGGAGCAACGTCCCGGCCATATCAAAACACGTTTTCCAGGTGGTGGACGGCACCTTCCCCGAGAGGGCCCTGGCCTCCGGCGGTGGCTTCGTTGTGGGGGGCGCCAACTACGGACAGGGTTCCAGCCGGGAGCACGCTGCCCTGGCCCCCCGCTACCTGGGGGTGAAGGCGGTGCTGGTGAAGAGCTTCGCCCGGATCCACCTGGCCAACCTGGTGAACTTCGGTATCCTGCCCCTGGTCTTCCAGGATCCGGCGGACTACGACCGGATAGACCAGGGGGACCGGTTGGAGCTGGCCACCGATGAGGTGCGGGCCGGATCGGTCTTCCGGGTTACCGACGTCACCAAGGGCATCCAGGTGCCCTGCACCACCCCGGTGGGGGAGGAGGACCTCAATGTGATAATGGCCGGCGGCAGGCTCAACTACGTTAAGGCCCGACGATAG
- the icd gene encoding isocitrate dehydrogenase (NADP(+)) produces MELKIYKAPESGERILFDGGRLQVPDEPVIPYVEGDGIGVDITPAMRMVLDQAVRKAYGGRRRLHWWEIYAGQKAMDMFGTAIPEDSFNAVRYFRVAIKGPLTTPVGGGFRSLNVAFRQELDLFACVRPVRWFEGVPAPLKRPQDVDMVIFRENTEDLYAGIEWEEGTDECRRVIEFLKGMGKEIRVDSGIGIKPISRTGTERLVRMAIQYAIANRRKSVTLVHKGNIMKFTEGAFMKWGYELAKREFGHVCITEQEVSELHGGVVPEGKIVIKDRIADAMFQQILLRPSEYDVLAMPNLNGDYMSDALAAAVGGLGLAPGANMNDQVAFFEATHGTAPKYAGQDKVNPGSLILSGVLMLEHLGWREAAELVIRGMERAISEGVVTYDLARQREGAREVSCSAFARAICERM; encoded by the coding sequence CTGGAGCTCAAGATCTACAAGGCCCCCGAGAGCGGGGAGAGGATCCTCTTCGATGGTGGCCGCCTTCAGGTGCCGGACGAGCCGGTGATCCCCTACGTGGAGGGGGACGGCATCGGGGTGGACATAACCCCCGCCATGAGGATGGTGCTGGACCAGGCGGTGAGGAAGGCCTACGGGGGCAGGAGGAGGCTCCACTGGTGGGAGATCTACGCGGGTCAGAAGGCCATGGACATGTTCGGCACCGCGATCCCCGAGGACTCCTTCAACGCGGTGCGCTACTTCCGGGTGGCCATAAAGGGTCCCCTCACCACCCCGGTTGGAGGCGGCTTCAGGAGCCTGAACGTGGCGTTCAGGCAGGAGCTGGATCTCTTCGCCTGCGTGAGGCCCGTTAGGTGGTTCGAGGGGGTCCCCGCCCCTCTGAAGCGTCCCCAGGACGTGGACATGGTGATCTTCCGGGAGAACACCGAGGACCTGTACGCGGGGATAGAGTGGGAGGAGGGTACCGATGAGTGCCGCCGGGTGATAGAGTTCCTCAAGGGTATGGGGAAGGAGATCCGGGTGGACTCAGGCATAGGCATAAAGCCCATCTCCAGGACGGGGACCGAGCGGCTGGTCCGGATGGCTATCCAGTACGCCATCGCCAACCGCCGCAAGTCCGTAACCCTGGTCCACAAGGGGAACATAATGAAGTTCACCGAGGGGGCCTTCATGAAGTGGGGCTACGAGCTGGCCAAGCGGGAGTTCGGGCACGTGTGCATCACCGAGCAGGAGGTGTCGGAGCTCCACGGGGGCGTGGTGCCGGAGGGTAAGATAGTGATAAAGGACCGGATCGCAGACGCCATGTTCCAGCAGATCCTCCTGCGTCCTTCGGAGTACGACGTTTTGGCCATGCCCAACCTGAACGGGGACTACATGTCCGACGCCCTGGCGGCGGCGGTGGGGGGCCTTGGTCTGGCCCCGGGGGCCAACATGAACGACCAGGTGGCCTTCTTCGAGGCCACCCACGGCACCGCCCCCAAGTACGCCGGTCAGGACAAGGTTAACCCCGGCTCCCTGATCCTCTCCGGGGTGCTCATGTTGGAGCACCTGGGCTGGAGGGAGGCGGCGGAGCTGGTGATAAGGGGCATGGAGAGGGCCATAAGCGAAGGGGTGGTAACCTACGACCTGGCCCGCCAGCGGGAGGGGGCCCGGGAGGTCTCCTGCTCCGCCTTCGCCAGGGCCATATGCGAGAGGATGTAG